Part of the Narcine bancroftii isolate sNarBan1 unplaced genomic scaffold, sNarBan1.hap1 Scaffold_57, whole genome shotgun sequence genome, gttaatgtgattatATAACATAATCGTAAGTAGAAGAATAGGCTTAATAATGTTGCTAAAGTTATGATAGTGGTTGTAAATATTATGTTTTGTTTAGTTAATTCTTCAATAATTAATCATTTTGGTATAAAGCCGGATAGGGGAGGTAATCCTCCTAATGATAGGAGAGAGGTAAGGAAAATTGGTGTGATTAGTTGTGTTTTTATTCCAGATGGTGCGATGGATTCAATTTTTGTGGAGTTAATATATATTAATATTAAGAATATGGAGGAGGTTATAATCAAATAGATAATTAGATTTAATATTATGAGGTTAGGTATGTAGtgtaaaatagatattatccatcCTAGATGTGCGATTGATGAATAGGCTAGGATTTTTCGTAGTTGTGTTTGGTTtagtcctcctcatcctcctacaACGATTGATGTTAATCCAAGAATTGTTAATAAATGTGGGTTGAGTGTTTGGTGTAATTGAAATAGGATTGCTAATGGTGCAAGTTTTTGTCATGTTGCTAGAATTATACCTGTTGGTAAATTAATTCCTTGTATTACTTCTGGTAGTCAGAAGTGTATTGGTGCTAGTCCTAGTTTTAGGGCTAGGGCTAATGTAATAAATATTGTTGTTGTTTGGTTTGTTATTTGGGTTAGTTCTCATTGTCCAGTCAGTCATGCATTGATGGTTCCTCCAAATAGGAGTATTGCAGAGGCTGTGGCTTGTGTGATGAAGTATTTGGTGGAGGCTTCTACTGCTCGTGGGTGGTGTTTATAAATTATTAATGGAATGATGGCTATGGTATTAATTTCAAGGCCTATTCAGATTAATAATCAATTTGTTATTGTGAATGTTATTAGGGTTCCTATGATTAGGCTAAGGATAAGGATTAGTAGGATAAATGGATTCATTAGTAGAGGAAGGATTTTAACCAACATGGTTGGGGTATGGGCCCAAAAGCTTATTTAGCTG contains:
- the LOC138751000 gene encoding LOW QUALITY PROTEIN: NADH-ubiquinone oxidoreductase chain 2-like (The sequence of the model RefSeq protein was modified relative to this genomic sequence to represent the inferred CDS: substituted 5 bases at 5 genomic stop codons) → IGLEINTIAIIPLIIYKHHPRAVEASTKYFITQATASAILLFGGTINAXLTGQXELTQITNQTTTIFITLALALKLGLAPIHFXLPEVIQGINLPTGIILATXQKLAPLAILFQLHQTLNPHLLTILGLTSIVVGGXGGLNQTQLRKILAYSSIAHLGWIISILHYIPNLIILNLIIYLIITSSIFLILIYINSTKIESIAPSGIKTQLITPIFLTSLLSLGGLPPLSGFIPK